One window from the genome of Streptomyces sp. NBC_01476 encodes:
- a CDS encoding NAD kinase: MTAASPAAAPAPHAPHQDRTVFLLAHTGREAAVRSAERVVHGLLASGIGVRLLGNEAADLELPPSVELVGEIGPGSVRGCELIIVLGGDGTLLRAAEFARASGVPMLGVNLGRVGFLAEAERDDLDKVVDRVVTREYEVEERMTLDVLVRNGGRVVHTDWAMNEASVEKASRERMLEVVTEVDGRPVSRFGGDGVVCATPTGSTAYAFSAGGPVVWPEVEALLMVPISAHALFARPLVTSPRSVLAVEVQPETPHGVLWCDGRRTVPLPAGARVEVRRGAVPVRLARLHHASFTDRLVAKFALPVAGWRGAPQ, translated from the coding sequence GTGACCGCGGCGTCACCGGCTGCCGCCCCGGCGCCGCACGCTCCCCATCAGGACCGCACCGTCTTCCTGCTCGCCCACACCGGGCGCGAGGCAGCCGTCCGCAGCGCCGAGCGGGTGGTGCACGGTCTGCTGGCCAGCGGCATCGGCGTACGGCTGCTGGGGAACGAGGCCGCCGACCTGGAGCTGCCGCCGAGCGTGGAACTGGTCGGCGAGATCGGCCCCGGCTCGGTCCGGGGCTGCGAACTGATCATCGTGCTGGGCGGCGACGGCACCCTGCTGCGGGCCGCCGAGTTCGCCCGCGCCTCCGGGGTGCCGATGCTCGGCGTCAACCTCGGCCGGGTCGGCTTCCTCGCCGAGGCCGAACGCGACGACCTCGACAAGGTCGTGGACCGGGTGGTCACCCGCGAGTACGAGGTCGAGGAGCGGATGACTCTCGATGTGCTGGTCCGCAACGGCGGCCGCGTCGTGCACACCGACTGGGCGATGAACGAGGCATCGGTGGAGAAGGCGTCCCGCGAGCGGATGCTGGAGGTCGTCACCGAGGTCGACGGCCGCCCGGTCTCCCGGTTCGGCGGCGACGGCGTGGTCTGCGCGACCCCCACCGGCTCCACCGCGTACGCCTTCTCGGCCGGCGGGCCGGTGGTCTGGCCCGAGGTCGAGGCGCTGCTGATGGTACCGATCAGCGCCCACGCGCTCTTCGCCCGGCCACTGGTCACCTCGCCGCGCTCGGTACTCGCCGTCGAGGTGCAGCCCGAGACGCCGCACGGCGTGCTGTGGTGCGACGGCCGCAGGACCGTACCGCTGCCGGCCGGCGCCCGGGTGGAAGTACGGCGCGGGGCGGTGCCGGTACGGCTGGCCCGGCTGCACCACGCGTCCTTCACCGACCGCCTGGTGGCGAAGTTCGCGCTGCCCGTCGCGGGCTGGCGGGGCGCCCCGCAGTGA